Proteins encoded together in one Gigantopelta aegis isolate Gae_Host chromosome 8, Gae_host_genome, whole genome shotgun sequence window:
- the LOC121379708 gene encoding transient receptor potential cation channel subfamily M member 8-like: MYSTGLDFGSGEIAKFISSKIVQRECKQYARNGKSTSNVCKCGREVQWHTDKSLECNPDTDHDDWKPKTHTKTMNCDSFGEIFFRGVGHGTRNSPYVRLASDTDLDDVWKILTNSWHLPIPKLLISVTGGAKYFEMKPRLKDMLKQGLCHAATSTGAWIITGGTGTGIMQIVGEAIHEYTMAHDVQDQKLVALGIATWGIISNRSALVGKGDKGLFPATYAIKDVQADTREAPLDHNHTHFILVDNGTENIYGGEIEFRTALESYISTGVTGVAQNQSKSD, encoded by the exons atgtacagcACTGGTTTGGACTTTGGCTCA GGCGAAATCGCAAAATTCATTAGCAGTAAAATTGTTCAAAGAGAATGCAAACAGTATGCAAGAAACGGTAAATCAACAag TAACGTCTGCAAGTGTGGTCGTGAGGTTCAATGGCATACGGATAAAAGCCTGGAATGCAACCCTGATACAGATCATGACGATTGGAAACCAAAAACACACACTAAGACTATGAACTGTGATTCATTCGGGGAGATCTTCTTTAGAGGTGTCGGTCATGGCACACGGAACTCTCCA TATGTGCGACTAGCTAGTGACACTGACCTTGATGATGTCTGGAAAATACTTACCAACTCCTGGCATCTTCCGATTCCAAAACTGCTCATCTCCGTTACGGGTGGCGCCAAATATTTTGAGATGAAGCCACGGCTAAAGGACATGCTAAAACAGGGCTTGTGTCATGCAGCTACCAGCACTG GAGCTTGGATAATTACCGGTGGTACAGGGACAGGAATTATGCAGATTGTTGGAGAAGCGATACATGAATACACGATGGCCCATGACGTTCAAGACCAGAAGCTGGTGGCTCTTGGGATAGCCACGTGGGGAATCATATCCAACAGATCCGCATTAGTTGGAAAAGGC GACAAGGGCCTGTTTCCAGCAACCTACGCCATTAAAGATGTCCAGGCTGACACACGAGAAGCTCCACTAGATCACAACCACACTCACTTCATACTCGTGGACAATGGCACAGAGAACATATATGGAGGGGAGATCGAGTTCCGAACTGCCCTGGAAAGTTATATATCAACAGGAGTAACAGGAGTGGCTCAAAACCAGAGTAAGTCTGATTAG
- the LOC121379709 gene encoding uncharacterized protein LOC121379709, with product MNRRRISVDQRSQIIGMRNAGMTFKAIGRQLGYHYTVISRLVRTHAVTNSVKDLPRSGRPRVTSNREDVALGRLVRRLPFATSTALKREWLPNRQLSTRTVRNRL from the coding sequence ATGAATCGAAGGAGAATATCAGTGGATCAAAGATCACAAATAATCGGCATGCGTAACGCAGGAATGACGTTCAAAGCCATCGGCCGTCAGCTGGGGTACCACTACACAGTAATTAGCAGACTCGTCAGGACACATGCCGTAACCAACTCTGTGAAGGATTTGCCACGGTCAGGTAGACCTCGTGTGACATCAAACCGTGAAGACGTAGCACTGGGGCGGCTGGTACGGCGTCTACCGTTTGCAACAAGCACGGCGCTGAAACGTGAGTGGCTGCCCAATCGCCAGCTCTCTACAAGAACGGTGAGGAACCGCCTCTAA